In one window of Campylobacter coli DNA:
- the leuD gene encoding 3-isopropylmalate dehydratase small subunit: MQKFTTHKGIACPLEYANIDTDQIIPKQFLLAVSKQGFGKHLFHDLRYLDDKESVLNMDFNLNKKEYQNASILVSFENFGSGSSREHAPWALVDYGIRAIIAPSFADIFKNNALGNGLLTIELAKDEVVSIIKQLKESEDKNIEISLFEKKVFFKDQVFSFDLDEFRRTCLLEGLDNIALTLKYEEQIKAYEKNSKSFLV; the protein is encoded by the coding sequence ATGCAAAAATTTACTACTCATAAAGGTATAGCTTGTCCTTTAGAATATGCCAATATCGACACAGATCAAATCATTCCTAAGCAATTTTTACTTGCTGTTTCAAAGCAGGGCTTTGGTAAGCATTTATTTCATGATTTGCGTTATTTAGACGATAAAGAAAGCGTTTTAAATATGGATTTTAATCTCAATAAAAAAGAATATCAAAATGCTTCTATTTTAGTAAGTTTTGAAAATTTTGGAAGCGGTTCTTCAAGGGAGCACGCACCTTGGGCTTTGGTGGATTATGGTATAAGAGCTATTATCGCGCCTTCTTTTGCAGATATTTTTAAAAATAATGCTTTAGGAAATGGTTTGCTTACTATAGAGCTTGCTAAAGATGAGGTTGTAAGCATTATAAAGCAACTAAAAGAATCTGAAGATAAAAATATAGAAATTTCTTTATTTGAGAAAAAGGTATTTTTTAAAGATCAAGTTTTTTCTTTTGATTTGGATGAATTTCGTAGAACCTGTTTGCTAGAAGGGCTTGATAATATAGCTTTAACTTTAAAATATGAAGAACAAATCAAGGCTTATGAGAAAAACTCAAAAAGCTTTTTGGTTTAG
- the leuC gene encoding 3-isopropylmalate dehydratase large subunit encodes MTMAKTLYEKVFDSHVVYQKENELPILYIDRHLIHEVTSPQAFSGLKMANRKMARSDLTLATIDHDVSTKSTDLDACSGMAKEQITTLMQNTKEFGVRLLGLGDKNQGIVHIVSPELGFTLPGVTLVCGDSHTATHGAFGALAFGIGTSEVEHVMATQTLKQAKLKTMKIECKGQFQKGVYAKDLILYLIAKYGTAKGTGYAIEFCGELIESLSMEARMTLCNMAIEFGAKVGMIAPDEITFEYIKGKEFAPKGEEFEKHCEYWRSLKSDEGAQYDESIVLDASQIQPQISYGTNPSQVIAINERIPKVSDFSNPSDQKSLLDALDYVNLEQDQSLEGVKIDIVFIGSCTNGRLEDLKIAADILKGRKIHKDVKALIVPGSMQVRKEAENLGLDKIFIEAGCEWRYAGCSMCLGMNDDKASAGQRVASTSNRNFVGRQGKGSITHLMSPASAAACAIEGFICDNRKYLGV; translated from the coding sequence ATAACAATGGCTAAAACTTTATATGAAAAAGTATTTGATTCTCATGTGGTTTATCAAAAGGAAAATGAACTCCCTATACTTTATATCGATAGACATTTAATCCACGAAGTAACAAGCCCTCAAGCTTTTTCAGGTCTTAAAATGGCAAATCGCAAAATGGCAAGATCAGATTTAACTTTAGCGACTATTGATCATGATGTATCGACTAAAAGCACAGATTTGGACGCTTGTTCAGGTATGGCAAAAGAGCAGATTACGACTTTGATGCAAAATACTAAAGAATTTGGAGTCAGACTTTTAGGCTTAGGCGATAAAAATCAAGGTATAGTGCATATAGTAAGTCCTGAGCTTGGTTTTACCTTACCAGGTGTAACTTTGGTTTGTGGGGATTCTCACACTGCAACACATGGGGCTTTTGGAGCTTTGGCTTTTGGTATAGGTACAAGTGAGGTCGAGCATGTAATGGCTACGCAAACTTTAAAACAAGCAAAGCTCAAAACCATGAAAATAGAATGCAAGGGTCAGTTTCAAAAGGGTGTTTATGCTAAGGACTTGATTTTATATCTTATAGCAAAATATGGCACCGCAAAAGGCACAGGCTATGCCATAGAATTTTGTGGAGAGTTGATAGAAAGCTTGAGTATGGAAGCTAGAATGACACTTTGTAATATGGCTATAGAATTTGGTGCAAAAGTCGGCATGATAGCTCCTGATGAGATTACTTTTGAATATATAAAAGGGAAAGAATTTGCTCCAAAGGGAGAAGAATTTGAAAAGCATTGTGAGTATTGGAGAAGTTTAAAAAGCGATGAGGGCGCGCAATATGATGAAAGCATAGTCCTTGATGCAAGTCAAATTCAACCACAAATCAGCTATGGAACTAATCCTTCTCAAGTTATTGCTATAAATGAAAGAATTCCAAAAGTCAGTGATTTTAGCAACCCAAGCGATCAAAAATCCTTACTCGATGCCTTAGATTATGTGAATTTAGAGCAAGATCAAAGCTTAGAAGGGGTAAAAATCGATATTGTTTTCATAGGTTCTTGTACAAATGGGCGTTTAGAAGATCTTAAGATAGCTGCGGATATTTTAAAAGGGCGTAAAATTCATAAGGATGTTAAAGCTTTAATCGTGCCTGGTTCTATGCAAGTGAGAAAAGAAGCTGAAAATTTAGGACTTGATAAAATTTTCATTGAAGCAGGGTGCGAGTGGAGATATGCAGGATGTTCAATGTGTCTTGGTATGAATGATGATAAAGCAAGCGCGGGACAAAGAGTCGCTTCAACTTCAAATCGTAATTTTGTAGGCAGACAAGGTAAGGGTTCTATCACCCACTTAATGAGTCCTGCAAGCGCAGCAGCCTGTGCCATAGAAGGCTTTATTTGTGATAATAGAAAATATTTAGGAGTTTAA
- the leuB gene encoding 3-isopropylmalate dehydrogenase, producing the protein MNTYKIAVLPGDGIGPSVMKEALKILNFVAQKHGFKLETKEAKIGGASIDAYGVALSDETLKLCEQSDAILFGSVGGPKWDNLPIDQRPERASLLPLRKHFNLFANLRPCKIYESLRHASPLKDEIIQKGVDILCVRELTGGIYFGKQELGKESAYDTEIYTKAEIERITRLAFESARIRNKKVHLIDKANVLASSILWRDVVGQIAKEYEDIKLEYMYVDNAAMQIIKNPSTFDVMLCSNLFGDILSDELAAISGSLGLLCSASLNDKGFGLYEPAGGSAPDIAHLNIANPIAQILSAALMLKYSFKEEKAAQDIENAIAIALERGKMTKDLNANSYLSTDEMGDCIVEILKENNNG; encoded by the coding sequence ATGAATACTTATAAAATAGCAGTTTTGCCAGGAGATGGCATAGGGCCTTCAGTGATGAAAGAGGCTTTAAAAATTTTAAATTTTGTCGCCCAAAAACACGGCTTTAAATTAGAAACAAAAGAAGCAAAGATAGGTGGGGCAAGTATAGATGCGTATGGGGTAGCATTAAGCGATGAGACTTTAAAGCTTTGTGAGCAAAGCGATGCTATTTTATTTGGTTCAGTAGGAGGGCCTAAGTGGGATAATTTACCCATAGATCAAAGACCTGAAAGAGCTTCGCTTTTACCTTTAAGAAAGCATTTTAATTTATTTGCAAATTTGCGTCCTTGTAAAATTTATGAAAGCTTAAGACATGCTTCGCCCTTAAAAGATGAAATTATCCAAAAAGGTGTAGATATCTTATGTGTTAGAGAGCTTACAGGTGGGATTTATTTTGGTAAGCAAGAATTAGGCAAAGAAAGTGCTTATGATACTGAAATTTACACTAAAGCAGAGATAGAAAGGATCACACGCCTTGCTTTTGAAAGTGCAAGAATAAGAAATAAAAAAGTGCACCTAATCGACAAAGCAAATGTTTTAGCAAGTTCTATTTTATGGCGTGATGTAGTAGGACAAATTGCAAAAGAATACGAAGATATCAAGCTAGAATACATGTATGTAGATAATGCAGCTATGCAAATTATTAAAAATCCTAGCACTTTTGATGTAATGCTTTGTTCTAATCTTTTTGGCGATATTTTAAGCGATGAATTAGCAGCTATAAGCGGATCTTTGGGCTTGCTTTGTTCTGCGAGTTTAAATGATAAAGGTTTTGGGCTTTATGAGCCAGCAGGTGGCTCGGCTCCTGATATAGCTCATTTAAATATAGCCAATCCTATAGCCCAAATTTTAAGTGCTGCTTTGATGTTAAAATATAGCTTTAAAGAAGAAAAAGCTGCACAAGATATAGAAAATGCCATAGCCATAGCTTTAGAGCGTGGAAAAATGACTAAGGATTTAAATGCGAATTCTTATTTAAGCACCGATGAAATGGGGGATTGTATAGTAGAAATTTTAAAGGAGAATAACAATGGCTAA